Proteins from one Xenopus tropicalis strain Nigerian chromosome 1, UCB_Xtro_10.0, whole genome shotgun sequence genomic window:
- the xbg100487674 gene encoding uncharacterized protein xbg100487674 encodes MKMRAITRLLNLRALSVSPAVSKRILRLPSSLAGGRYGYSTQPEDSRPISRFPIPYKKDLPYDIVELMEEVENKSGFLPNVFKAMAHRPDEFRAFFAYYDVLLNKESGNLSKADKELIIVATSANNRCPYCVTAHGALHRIYSKNNRLADQVVVNWNLADLSQRECAMLEFALAIANAENITENHFTKLEVHGFDREDAWDIAMITAYFAMANRIAHLMDLRPNQEFYSLGRIPRVKSEESKT; translated from the exons tCAAAAAGGATTTTACGACTGCCCAGCTCCCTTGCCGGAGGAAGGTATGGGTACAGTACACAGCCTGAGGACTCAAGGCCAATCAGCCGCTTCCCCATACCTTATAAAAAGGACTTGCCCTATGATATAGTGGAACTTATGGAAGAAGTGGAGAATAAG AGTGGATTTTTGCCAAACGTTTTTAAGGCAATGGCGCACAGACCAGATGAATTCAGAGCATTTTTTGCATATTATGATGTCCTTCTAAACAAAGAATCAG gcaatctatcaaaGGCAGACAAAGAGCTTATTATTGTTGCTACCAGCGCAAACAACAGGTGCCCTTACTGCGTGACTGCACATGGTGCACTACATAGAATATATTCAAAGAATAACAGATTAGCTGATCAG GTTGTGGTTAACTGGAATCTGGCAGACCTCAGCCAGAGAGAATGTGCAATGCTGGAATTTGCACTGGCAATAGCCAATGCAGAAAACATTACTGAAAATCACTTCACCAAACTAGAGGTTCATGGCTTTGACCGCGAAGATGCCTGGGACATTGCCATGATTACTGCTTATTTTGCTATGGCCAATCGCATTGCACACTTAATGGACTTACGACCCAACCAAGAATTTTATTCCCTTGGAAGGATTCCCAGGGTAAAATCTGAAGAATCAAAAACTTAA